Proteins encoded by one window of Streptomyces sp. LX-29:
- a CDS encoding DUF2277 domain-containing protein yields MCRSIKTLRPPMTPEVSDEDIAAAALQYVRKVSGFHAPAAHNRLVFDQAVTAVAEATRELLDGLEVRGAARSPSP; encoded by the coding sequence ATGTGCCGAAGCATCAAGACGCTGCGACCGCCCATGACGCCGGAGGTCTCGGACGAGGACATCGCGGCCGCCGCGTTGCAGTACGTACGCAAGGTGTCCGGCTTCCACGCCCCGGCCGCGCACAACCGGCTGGTCTTCGACCAGGCGGTCACGGCCGTGGCGGAGGCGACGCGGGAGCTGCTGGACGGGCTGGAGGTGCGCGGCGCGGCACGGTCCCCGAGCCCCTGA
- a CDS encoding sigma-70 family RNA polymerase sigma factor, with the protein MTDAVATHPESTESTENTQSTGSTTSAERTEGAARDEGVEARLERHRVELTGYCYRMLGSPFEAEDAVQETMVRAWRSFGTFEGRATLRSWLYRIATNVCLDMLGGSRRRARPMDLASPVSPGVPLPDTLPEATWISPVPDGRVVPEGGDPAEVAVARESVRLAFVAALQHLAPRQRAVLILREVLAWRASEVAELLGTTVASVNSALQRARATLAARDVADTVTVTSLDAELAALLARYVDAFEAYDLDALTALLHEDATLSMPPYGLWLRGHADIRGWLLGRGIGCRGSRLLPVVANGTPAFAQYRRDPSGAGHRPWALQVLEITDGRIGGLNAFLDTDRLFPLFGLPPHLGECRGPSPEWANKWRRRAGAAGRS; encoded by the coding sequence ATGACGGATGCCGTGGCGACACACCCCGAGAGCACCGAGAGCACCGAGAACACCCAGAGCACCGGGAGCACCACGAGCGCTGAACGTACCGAGGGCGCCGCGCGGGACGAGGGCGTGGAAGCGCGCCTGGAGCGCCATCGCGTCGAGCTGACCGGGTACTGCTACCGGATGCTGGGCTCCCCCTTCGAGGCGGAGGACGCCGTCCAGGAGACCATGGTGCGCGCCTGGCGGAGCTTCGGCACCTTCGAGGGGCGCGCGACGCTGCGGTCCTGGCTGTATCGCATCGCGACCAACGTCTGCCTGGACATGCTCGGCGGCAGCCGGCGGCGGGCCCGTCCGATGGATCTGGCCTCGCCGGTGAGCCCCGGCGTCCCGCTGCCCGACACGCTGCCCGAGGCCACCTGGATATCCCCGGTGCCCGACGGTCGGGTGGTGCCCGAGGGCGGCGACCCGGCGGAGGTGGCGGTGGCCCGGGAGAGCGTCCGGCTGGCGTTCGTCGCCGCGCTCCAGCACCTCGCGCCGCGCCAGCGCGCGGTGCTCATCCTGCGCGAGGTGCTCGCCTGGCGCGCCAGCGAGGTCGCCGAGCTGCTGGGCACCACCGTCGCCTCGGTCAACAGCGCCCTCCAGCGGGCCCGGGCCACCCTCGCCGCCCGCGACGTGGCCGACACCGTCACCGTGACGTCCCTGGACGCGGAGCTCGCTGCCCTGCTGGCGCGCTATGTGGACGCCTTCGAGGCGTACGACCTGGACGCGCTGACCGCGCTGCTGCACGAGGACGCCACGCTCTCCATGCCGCCGTACGGGCTGTGGCTGCGCGGCCACGCCGACATCCGCGGCTGGCTGCTGGGCCGGGGCATCGGCTGCCGCGGCTCCCGGCTGCTGCCGGTGGTGGCCAACGGCACGCCCGCCTTCGCGCAGTACCGCCGCGACCCCTCGGGCGCCGGTCACCGGCCCTGGGCGCTCCAGGTCCTCGAGATCACGGACGGCCGGATCGGCGGGCTGAACGCCTTCCTCGACACCGACCGGCTCTTCCCGCTCTTCGGCCTCCCGCCCCACCTGGGCGAATGCCGCGGTCCCTCACCCGAATGGGCTAACAAATGGCGCCGCCGTGCCGGCGCGGCCGGACGCTCTTGA
- a CDS encoding potassium channel family protein, with product MVSSFFGLLMGRLLGSGWWRRFHVRAALWGTAVTVLVLLGGSALIVPAEENAPDASITSFPRAVWWAIETATTVGYGDLYPVTALGRVIATVVMLAGITTFSVVTAAVATWFVGRAAHDMHHLGATLHDFTQEREQALAREMRAVHDRFDHIERLLRDRQQR from the coding sequence GTGGTGTCGTCGTTCTTCGGGCTGCTGATGGGCCGGCTGCTGGGCAGCGGCTGGTGGCGCAGGTTCCATGTGCGGGCCGCGCTGTGGGGCACGGCGGTCACCGTGCTGGTGCTCCTGGGCGGCTCGGCGCTGATCGTGCCGGCCGAGGAGAACGCGCCGGACGCCAGCATCACCTCGTTCCCGCGGGCGGTGTGGTGGGCGATCGAGACCGCCACCACCGTCGGCTACGGGGACCTGTATCCGGTGACCGCGCTGGGGCGGGTCATCGCCACCGTGGTGATGCTCGCCGGGATCACCACCTTCAGCGTGGTGACGGCCGCGGTCGCCACCTGGTTCGTGGGCAGGGCGGCGCACGACATGCACCACCTGGGCGCGACGCTGCACGACTTCACCCAGGAGCGCGAGCAGGCGCTGGCCCGGGAGATGCGCGCCGTGCACGACCGGTTCGACCACATCGAGCGGCTGCTGCGCGACCGGCAGCAGCGCTGA